The following proteins come from a genomic window of Rutidosis leptorrhynchoides isolate AG116_Rl617_1_P2 unplaced genomic scaffold, CSIRO_AGI_Rlap_v1 contig84, whole genome shotgun sequence:
- the LOC139885160 gene encoding uncharacterized protein has protein sequence MPKIALFLWQLGHQRLATKDILRSRGTNHGSQCPNENFFQWFFRMHDLLDINSYISLNIGLWITWKNRNDAWSNSLCATPQSAATLVMHIKALPSRSASLSNQPQPSSSRGWIPPPQGTVKVNSDAALFKGSGCWGLGIVLRDHLGKTIFYKSLFEQGIMDILYAEAVALLQGILVALSLDFSHVIVESDALMVVNDALSTGPSFLSCRDVIFKIRSLAKNFISCNFVYVPRTGNLLAHHIANLRSNGQGRLHLL, from the exons ATGCCTAAAATAGCCCTCTTCCTCTGGCAATTGGGACACCAAAGGTTAGCTACTAAGGACATCCTGCGCTCTCGAGGTACGAATCATGGTTCTCAATGCCCG AATGAAAATTTCTTCCAGTGGTTTTTTAGGATGCATGATTTGTTAGACATTAACTCCTACATTTCTTTGAACATTGGGCTGTGGATTACTTGGAAAAATAGAAACGACGCGTGGTCCAACTCCCTGTGCGCTACTCCCCAGTCAGCTGCTACTCTGGTCATGCATATTAAGGCATTGCCGTCCAGGTCAGCCAGTCTGTCGAATCAACCCCAGCCCAGTTCCTCTAGAGGCTGGATCCCCCCTCCGCAAGGCACGGTCAAGGTTAACTCGGACGCGGCGTTATTTAAAGGATCAGGATGCTGGGGGCTCGGTATTGTTTTGAGAGATCACCTTGGTAAGACTATTTTCTACAAATCCTTGTTTGAACAGGGGATCATGGACATTCTTTATGCTGAAGCTGTGGCTCTCCTACAAGGAATCTTAGTGGCCTTATCCCTTGATTTTTCTCATGTTATAGTTGAATCTGATGCTTTGATGGTGGTTAACGATGCTTTGAGCACCGGCCCCTCTTTTCTTTCTTGCAGAGATGTAATTTTTAAAATTAGATCTTTAGCTAAAAATTTCATTTCCTGTAATTTTGTTTATGTACCAAGAACGGGTAATTTGCTTGCCCATCATATTGCTAATTTAAGAAGTAATGGGCAAGGAAGATTACACCTTCTCTGA
- the LOC139885161 gene encoding uncharacterized protein has translation MVRWRSGQPGLGREMRTTKSDRATWAAECVNRPNKRTKEPYDGIICNWKIRATFRREYRTWQITVWCDGHNCDGSENLREDRNITQGHVAYVIMGKIREKPNYPTSAIIDDCKAAFGVTIGRKKAWDGKRVAMNQVYGDWETNFRQLPGYMRALQNCRDGTAVQWKFKKEDGSVDSRRKIFRYQHNFNGFFLNNHFTPYTDLSLLFRYVFWHFGATRLTFEHSHPVVTVDATHLRGSYNGKAIVAVVKTANDRVVPVAYAIVDEESSHSWYWFLKYLKIHVLRDTFTCIISDRNSGILSATAKLDTKFPNWGVHRYCMEHIRANMLSNVPKKAGLYGLAWTVGTELDEARYTQAWADLIESSPPAAAYLQGIPLDKWTLMNDGFHRWGTTTSNDVESYNNVLRGDRFLPIRAFVQATHAKVMAIFVDEMSKINRYRYPLAQKPMATFEENKMRSRRYEVSLYPNAPGRVFKVKSPPARFGVPGNGRDHDRRSCTFTHTPADRLPLNMLYDPYGLQGNAPLGEHNYDDDSSDEDYNVDNDDDVEDDDDYDDDEYDDEDAVDHTDDDDVENDD, from the exons ATGGTGCGATGGCGATCTGGACAACCAGGGTTGGGAAGAGAAATGCGAACGACGAAGTCAGATCGAGCAACTTGGGCAGCAGAATGCGTTAATCGCCCGAACAAACGCACCAAGGAGCCGTATGACGGTATTATATGCAACTGGAAGATTCGGGCTACGTTCCGGAGGGAATATCGAACGTGGCAAATTACCGTGTGGTGTGACGGACACAACTGTGACGGATCGGAGAATCTTCGTGAGGACAGGAATATAACTCAAGGTCACGTTGCATACGTCATAATGGGAAAGATTCGAGAAAAACCTAATTACCCGACCTCGGCAATAATTGACGACTGTAAAGCAGCATTCGGCGTTACAATTGGGAGAAAAAAAGCTTGGGACGGTAAGCGAGTGGCGATGAACCAGGTGTATGGAGACTGGGAGACGAATTTCCGCCAACTACCCGGCTACATGCGAGCTCTTCAGAACTGCCGAGATGGGACTGCAGTACAGTGGAAGTTCAAGAAGGAGGACGGGAGTGTTGACAGTAGGAGGAAGATTTTCAGGTACCAACACAACTTTAACGGGTTTTTCTTGAATAACCATTTTACTCCGTACACTGATTTATCGTTATTATTCAGGTACGTATTTTGGCATTTCGGTGCCACGAGACTCACTTTCGAACACAGCCACCCTGTGGTTACTGTCGACGCAACCCATCTTCGCGGGTCGTACAACGGTAAGGCGATTGTAGCGGTCGTGAAGACTGCCAACGACAGAGTGGTTCCAGTCGCATATGCGATCGTAGACGAGGAGTCTAGCCACAGTTGGTACTGGTTCTTAAAGTACCTGAAAATTCACGTTCTACGAGATACATTCACCTGCATCATCTCGGATCGTAATTCGGGGATCTTGTCCGCGACTGCGAAGCTCGATACCAAATTTCCCAACTGGGGTGTTCACAG GTATTGTATGGAGCACATTCGTGCTAATATGCTTTCAAACGTGCCGAAGAAGGCAGGATTATATGGCTTAGCTTGGACAGTCGGTACCGAATTGGACGAGGCTAGGTATACTCAAGCATGGGCAGATCTCATAGAATCGAGTCCGCCTGCAGCAGCATATCTCCAAGGTATTCCCCTAGATAAGTGGACGTTGATGAACGACGGATTCCATCGATGGGGGACAACCACCTCGAACGACGTTGAGAGTTACAATAACGTTCTCAGAGGCGACCGCTTCTTGCCTATCAGGGCATTCGTTCAGGCCACGCACGCCAAAGTCATGGCGATATTTGTTGACGAAATGTCCAAGATAAATAGATACAGATATCCGCTCGCACAAAAACCGATGGCGACGTTCGAGGAAAACAAAATGCGTTCAAGACGGTACGAAGTCTCGCTATATCCAAACGCACCCGGTCGTGTGTTCAAAGTAAAATCTCCTCCTGCTCGTTTTGGAGTTCCAGGCAACGGCAGAGACCACGACAGGAGGAGTTGCACGTTCACGCATACACCGGCGGATAGACTGCCGTTGAACATGTTGTACGACCCGTACGGACTTCAAGGTAATGCGCCTCTCGGTGAGCACAACTACGACGACGACAGTTCAGATGAGGActacaatgtggacaacgacgacgACGTCGAAGATGATGACGATTACGACGACGACGAGTACGACGACGAGGATGCCGTCGACCATACCGATGATGATGATGTGGAAAACGACGATTAA